The Mauremys mutica isolate MM-2020 ecotype Southern chromosome 1, ASM2049712v1, whole genome shotgun sequence genome has a segment encoding these proteins:
- the LOC123355224 gene encoding serine-rich adhesin for platelets-like, with translation MKELKQSKENYSSGKSVSVGTLLIYLSSYIQERTIDFDIIKPQLAAHLSGLLNKCNTYFPEFTTEQAATYMQTTNLFCENIEAKLPSGVPSKLLEELIDISSDRSLRTMFKEIPLETFWCECSDEYITASSAVLKVLIPFSITYLCEAGFSATTSMKTKEQKTKVEKPAIYPQRQNYKSTDDPNLPSSIGQIYHELDDKSIAFATTSPITDLSTTAETQAEIPSNSTATTGFSTETTLPLSTTSTRDGPATLNPLETESSTSYSASPVSKSASQASEQTASNAVSEHGSTATSNARTEETSFTPSATVTESSLGITSTKGALSPLTSESNTQEDITSSSNQRTLNDATVTDRSHSSLHSPAAETPSTDTEKSALPVSTVILNSSTVAPTATSRFTTNLPPQTEVSQITGSSNTVPKTVPVGSTSSDTTDTESNSPPALTKKVSSTASVAPDLGDKSTAFVGTNPMTHLSTTAETPAEISSNSPATTGFSTETTLPLSTTSTRDGPATLNPLETESSTSYSSSPVSKSASQASEQTASNAVSEHGSTATSNARTEETSSTPSATVMESSLRITSTKGALSPLTSESNTQEDITSSSNQRTLNDATVTDRSHSSLHSPAAETPSTDTEKSALPVSTVILNSSTVAPTATSRFTTNLPPQTEVSQITGSSNTVPKTVPVGSTSSDTTDTESNSPPALTNKVSSTASVASDLGDKSTAFVGTNPMTDLSTTAETPTEISSNSPATTGFSTETTLPLSTTSTRDGPATLNPLETESSTSYSSSPVSKSASQASEQTASNAVSEYASTATSNARTEETSSTPSATVTESSLGITSTKGALSPLTSESNTQEDITSSSNQRTLNDATVTDRSHSSLHSPAAETPSTDTEKSALPVSTVILNSSTVAPTATSRFTTNLPPQTEISQITGSSNTVPKTVPVGSTSSDATDTESNSPPALTNKVSSTASVAPDLGDKSTAFVGTNPMTHLSTTAETPAEISSNSPATTGFSTETTLPLSTTSTRYGPATLNPLETESSTSYSSSPVSKSASQASEQTASNAVSEHGSTATRNARTEETSSTPSATVTESSLGITSTKGALSPLTSESNTQEDITSSSNQRTLNDATVTDRSHSSLHSPAAETPSTDTEKSALPVSTVILNSSTVAPTATSRFTTNLPPQTEVSQITGSSNTVPKTVPVGSTSSDTTDTESNSPPALTNKVSSTASVASDLGDKSTAFVGTNPMTDLSTTAETPTEISSNSPATTGFSTETTLPLSTTSTRDGPATLNPLETESSTSYSSSPVSKSASQASEQTASNAVSEYASTATSNARTEETSSTPSATVTESSLGITSTKGALSPLTSESNTQEDITSSSNQRTLNDATVTDRSHSSLHSPAAETPSTDTEKSALPVSTVILNSSTVAPTATSRFTTNLPPQTEISQITGSSNTVPKTVPVGSTSSDATDTESNSPPALTNKVSSTASVAPDLGDKSTAFVGTNPMTHLSTTAETPAEISSNSPATTGFSTETTLPLSTTSTRDGPATLNPLETESSTSYSSSPVSKSASQASEQTASNAVSEYASTATSNARTEETSSTPSATVTESSLGITSTKGALSPLTSESNTQEDITSSSNQRTLNDATVTDRSHSSLHSPAAETPSTDTEKSALPVSTVILNSSTVAPTATSRFTTNLPPQTEISQITGSSNTIPKTVPVGSTSSDATDTESNSPPALTNKVSSTASVAPDLGDKSTAFVGTNPMTHLSTTAETPAEISSNSPATTGFSTETTLPLSTTSTRDGPATLNPLETESSTSYSSSPVSKSASQASEQTASNAVSEHASTATSNARTEETSSTPSATVTESSLGITSTKGALSPLTSESNTQEDITSSSNQRTLNDATVTDRSHSSLHSPAAETPSTDTEKSALPVSTVILNSSTVAPTATSRFTTNLPPQTEISQITGSSNTVPKTVPVGSTSSDTTDTESNSPPALTNKVSSTASVASDLGDKSTAFVGTNPMTDLSTTAETPAEISSNSPATTGFSTETTLPLSTTSTRDGPATLNRLETESIISYSSSPVSKSASQASEQTASNVVSEHGSTATSNARTEETSSTPSATVTESSLGITSTKGALSPLTSESNTQEDITSSSNQRTLNDATVTDRSHSSLHSPAAETPSTDAENSALPVSTVILNSSTVAPTATSRFTTNLPPQTEISQITGSSNTIPKTVPVGSTSSDTTDTESNSPPALTNKVSSTASVASDLGDKSTAFVGTNPMTHLSTTAETPAEISSNSPATTGFSTETTLPLSTTSTRDGPATLNRLETESIISYSSSPVSKSASQASEQTASNAVSEHGSTATSNARTEETSSTPSATVTESSLGITSTKGALSPLTSESNTQEDITSSSNQRTLNDATVTDRSHSSLHSPAAETPSTDAENSALPVSTVILNSSTVAPTATSRFTTNLPPQTEVSQITGSSNTVPKTVPVGSTSSDTTDTESNSPPALTNEVSSTASVASDLGDKSTAFVGTNRMTHLSTTAETPAEISSTTIFSSALTGLDTSFSLTSVTSSASSSISNPVDISTVTDMINSNETITISSTTLTSIIPITVPNTTISQISSAFSTPNISVSPPTTATIISASPTKTSLTSKSTVIVATIVTAGDTSSKNTNPTVRITAPEAGTVSATTKSTLPQGTCTSLIFSIQLEKVTSEVIQLNWTPQGGTRDSPYTVYLLGDNTVRNKSTTNETWIAFGDLVPGYEYIISVEVLTCAKKINTSRRVRTEAKTFDGKTRITNEEFKPEYNNKSSEEFKDFEKKFIAEVLYPGLFK, from the exons GGCAAATATACCATGAATTGGATGATAAAAGTATAGCTTTTGCAACAACCAGTCCAATAACGGACCTAAGCACTACAGCAGAGACCCAAGCAGAAATACCATCCAACAGTACAGCCACAACTGGATTCTCCACAGAAACAACTCTGCCTTTGTCAACAACAAGCACTAGGGATGGCCCAGCAACTTTGAACCCCTTAGAAACAGAATCCAGCACCTCTTATTCCGCCTCACCTGTATCAAAGAGTGCTTCTCAGGCAAGTGAGCAAACTGCTTCTAATGCTGTCAGTGAGCATGGCTCTACTGCCACAAGTAATGCACGCACTGAAGAAACATCCTTTACTCCTTCTGCCACTGTCACGGAATCCAGCCTGGGCATTACATCCACCAAAGGTGCATTGTCACCACTTACCTCTGAATCGAATACACAGGAGGACATAACATCTTCCTCTAACCAAAGAACTCTGAACGATGCAACAGTAACAGACCGGAGCCATTCCTCACTGCATTCACCTGCTGCAGAGACACCCAGCACAGATACAGAGAAGTCAGCTCTTCCAGTGAGCACTGTTATTCTGAACAGCAGCACAGTGGCACCAACTGCAACATCCCGTTTCACCACAAATCTTCCTCCTCAGACAGAGGTTTCTCAAATCACTGGCAGTAGTAATACCGTTCCAAAGACAGTACCCGTGGGTAGCACAAGCAGCGATACAACTGATACAGAATCCAACAGCCCACCTGCCCTCACAAAGAAAGTCTCCTCTACTGCTTCTGTAGCTCCTGACTTGGGTGATAAAAGTACAGCTTTTGTAGGAACCAATCCAATGACTCACCTAAGCACTACAGCAGAGACCCCAGCAGAAATATCTTCCAACAGTCCCGCCACAACTGGATTCTCCACAGAAACAACTCTGCCTTTGTCAACAACAAGCACAAGGGATGGCCCAGCAACTTTGAACCCCTTAGAAACAGAATCCAGCACCTCTTATTCCTCCTCACCTGTATCAAAGAGTGCTTCTCAGGCAAGCGAGCAAACTGCTTCTAATGCTGTCAGTGAGCATGGCTCTACTGCCACAAGTAATGCACGCACTGAAGAAACATCCTCTACTCCTTCTGCCACTGTCATGGAATCCAGCCTGCGCATTACATCCACCAAAGGTGCATTGTCACCACTTACCTCTGAATCGAATACACAGGAGGACATAACATCTTCCTCTAACCAAAGAACTCTGAACGATGCAACAGTAACAGACCGGAGCCATTCCTCACTGCATTCACCTGCTGCAGAGACACCCAGTACAGATACAGAGAAGTCAGCTCTTCCAGTGAGCACTGTTATTCTGAACAGCAGCACAGTGGCACCAACTGCAACATCCCGTTTCACCACAAATCTTCCTCCTCAGACAGAGGTTTCTCAAATCACTGGCAGTAGTAATACCGTTCCAAAGACAGTACCCGTGGGTAGCACAAGCAGCGATACAACTGATACAGAATCCAACAGCCCACCTGCCCTCACAAACAAAGTCTCCTCTACTGCTTCTGTAGCTTCTGACTTGGGTGATAAAAGTACAGCTTTTGTAGGAACCAATCCAATGACTGACCTAAGCACTACAGCAGAGACCCCAACAGAAATATCTTCCAACAGTCCAGCCACAACTGGATTCTCCACAGAAACAACTCTGCCTTTGTCAACAACAAGCACAAGGGATGGCCCAGCAACTCTGAACCCCTTAGAAACAGAATCCAGCACCTCTTATTCCTCCTCACCTGTATCAAAGAGTGCTTCTCAGGCAAGCGAGCAAACTGCTTCTAATGCTGTCAGTGAGTATGCCTCTACTGCCACAAGTAATGCACGCACTGAAGAAACATCCTCTACTCCTTCTGCCACTGTCACGGAATCCAGCCTGGGCATTACATCCACCAAAGGTGCATTGTCACCACTTACCTCTGAATCGAATACACAGGAGGACATAACATCTTCCTCTAACCAAAGAACTCTGAACGATGCAACAGTAACAGACCGGAGCCATTCCTCACTGCATTCACCTGCTGCAGAGACACCCAGCACAGATACAGAGAAGTCAGCTCTTCCAGTGAGCACTGTTATTCTGAACAGCAGCACAGTGGCACCAACTGCAACATCCCGTTTCACCACAAATCTTCCTCCTCAGACAGAGATTTCTCAAATCACTGGCAGTAGTAATACCGTTCCAAAGACAGTACCCGTGGGTAGCACAAGCAGCGATGCAACTGATACAGAATCCAACAGCCCACCTGCCCTCACAAACAAAGTCTCCTCTACTGCTTCTGTAGCTCCTGACTTGGGTGATAAAAGTACAGCTTTTGTAGGAACCAATCCAATGACTCACCTAAGCACTACAGCAGAGACCCCAGCAGAAATATCTTCCAACAGTCCCGCCACAACTGGATTCTCCACAGAAACAACTCTGCCTTTGTCAACAACAAGCACAAGGTATGGCCCAGCAACTCTGAACCCCTTAGAAACAGAATCCAGCACCTCTTATTCCTCCTCACCTGTATCAAAGAGTGCTTCTCAGGCAAGCGAGCAAACTGCTTCTAATGCTGTCAGTGAGCATGGCTCTACTGCCACAAGGAATGCACGCACTGAAGAAACATCCTCTACTCCTTCTGCCACTGTCACGGAATCCAGCCTGGGCATTACATCCACCAAAGGTGCATTGTCACCACTTACCTCTGAATCGAATACACAGGAGGACATAACATCTTCCTCTAACCAAAGAACTCTGAACGATGCAACAGTAACAGACCGGAGCCATTCCTCACTGCATTCACCTGCTGCAGAGACACCCAGCACAGATACAGAGAAGTCAGCTCTTCCAGTGAGCACTGTTATTCTGAACAGCAGCACAGTGGCACCAACTGCAACATCCCGTTTCACCACAAATCTTCCTCCTCAGACAGAGGTTTCTCAAATCACTGGCAGTAGTAATACCGTTCCAAAGACAGTACCCGTGGGTAGCACAAGCAGCGATACAACTGATACAGAATCCAACAGCCCACCTGCCCTCACAAACAAAGTCTCCTCTACTGCTTCTGTAGCTTCTGACTTGGGTGATAAAAGTACAGCTTTTGTAGGAACCAATCCAATGACTGACCTAAGCACTACAGCAGAGACCCCAACAGAAATATCTTCCAACAGTCCAGCCACAACTGGATTCTCCACAGAAACAACTCTGCCTTTGTCAACAACAAGCACAAGGGATGGCCCAGCAACTCTGAACCCCTTAGAAACAGAATCCAGCACCTCTTATTCCTCCTCACCTGTATCAAAGAGTGCTTCTCAGGCAAGCGAGCAAACTGCTTCTAATGCTGTCAGTGAGTATGCCTCTACTGCCACAAGTAATGCACGCACTGAAGAAACATCCTCTACTCCTTCTGCCACTGTCACGGAATCCAGCCTGGGCATTACATCCACCAAAGGTGCATTGTCACCACTTACCTCTGAATCGAATACACAGGAGGACATAACATCTTCCTCTAACCAAAGAACTCTGAACGATGCAACAGTAACAGACCGGAGCCATTCCTCACTGCATTCACCTGCTGCAGAGACACCCAGCACAGATACAGAGAAGTCAGCTCTTCCAGTGAGCACTGTTATTCTGAACAGCAGCACAGTGGCACCAACTGCAACATCCCGTTTCACCACAAATCTTCCTCCTCAGACAGAGATTTCTCAAATCACTGGCAGTAGTAATACCGTTCCAAAGACAGTACCCGTGGGTAGCACAAGCAGCGATGCAACTGATACAGAATCCAACAGCCCACCTGCCCTCACAAACAAAGTCTCCTCTACTGCTTCTGTAGCTCCTGACTTGGGTGATAAAAGTACAGCTTTTGTAGGAACCAATCCAATGACTCACCTAAGCACTACAGCAGAGACCCCAGCAGAAATATCTTCCAACAGTCCCGCCACAACTGGATTCTCCACAGAAACAACTCTGCCTTTGTCAACAACAAGCACAAGGGATGGCCCAGCAACTCTGAACCCCTTAGAAACAGAATCCAGCACCTCTTATTCCTCCTCACCTGTATCAAAGAGTGCTTCTCAGGCAAGCGAGCAAACTGCTTCTAATGCTGTCAGTGAGTATGCCTCTACTGCCACAAGTAATGCACGCACTGAAGAAACATCCTCTACTCCTTCTGCCACTGTCACGGAATCCAGCCTGGGCATTACATCCACCAAAGGTGCATTGTCACCACTTACCTCTGAATCGAATACACAGGAGGACATAACATCTTCCTCTAACCAAAGAACTCTGAACGATGCAACAGTAACAGACCGGAGCCATTCCTCACTGCATTCACCTGCTGCAGAGACACCCAGCACAGATACAGAGAAGTCAGCTCTTCCAGTGAGCACTGTTATTCTGAACAGCAGCACAGTGGCACCAACTGCAACATCCCGTTTCACCACAAATCTTCCTCCTCAGACAGAGATTTCTCAAATCACTGGCAGTAGTAATACCATTCCAAAGACAGTACCCGTGGGTAGCACAAGCAGCGATGCAACTGATACAGAATCCAACAGCCCACCTGCCCTCACAAACAAAGTCTCCTCTACTGCTTCTGTAGCTCCTGACTTGGGTGATAAAAGTACAGCTTTTGTAGGAACCAATCCAATGACTCACCTAAGCACTACAGCAGAGACCCCAGCAGAAATATCCTCCAACAGTCCCGCCACAACTGGATTCTCCACAGAAACAACTCTGCCTTTGTCAACAACAAGCACAAGGGATGGCCCAGCAACTCTGAACCCCTTAGAAACAGAATCCAGCACCTCTTATTCCTCCTCACCTGTATCAAAGAGTGCTTCTCAGGCAAGCGAGCAAACTGCTTCTAATGCTGTCAGTGAGCATGCCTCTACTGCCACAAGTAATGCACGCACTGAAGAAACGTCCTCTACTCCTTCTGCCACTGTCACAGAATCCAGCCTGGGCATTACATCCACCAAAGGTGCATTGTCACCACTTACCTCTGAATCGAATACACAGGAGGACATAACATCTTCCTCTAACCAAAGAACTCTGAACGATGCAACAGTAACAGACCGGAGCCATTCCTCACTGCATTCACCTGCTGCAGAGACACCCAGCACAGATACAGAGAAGTCAGCTCTTCCAGTGAGCACTGTTATTCTGAACAGCAGCACAGTGGCACCAACTGCAACATCCCGTTTCACCACAAATCTTCCTCCTCAGACAGAGATTTCTCAAATCACTGGCAGTAGTAATACCGTTCCAAAGACAGTACCCGTGGGTAGCACAAGCAGCGATACAACTGATACAGAATCCAACAGCCCACCTGCCCTCACAAACAAAGTCTCCTCTACTGCTTCTGTAGCTTCTGACTTGGGTGATAAAAGTACAGCTTTTGTAGGAACCAATCCAATGACTGACCTAAGCACTACAGCAGAGACCCCAGCAGAAATATCTTCCAACAGTCCAGCCACAACTGGATTCTCCACAGAAACAACTCTGCCTTTGTCAACAACAAGCACTAGGGATGGCCCAGCAACTTTGAACCGCTTAGAAACAGAATCCATCATCTCTTATTCCTCCTCACCTGTATCAAAGAGTGCTTCTCAGGCAAGCGAGCAAACTGCTTCTAATGTTGTCAGTGAGCATGGCTCTACTGCCACAAGTAATGCACGCACTGAAGAAACATCCTCTACTCCTTCTGCCACTGTCACGGAATCCAGCCTGGGCATTACATCCACCAAAGGTGCATTGTCACCACTTACCTCTGAATCGAATACACAGGAGGACATAACATCTTCCTCTAACCAAAGAACTCTGAACGATGCAACAGTAACAGACCGGAGCCATTCCTCACTGCATTCACCTGCTGCAGAGACACCCAGCACAGATGCAGAGAATTCAGCTCTTCCAGTGAGCACTGTTATTCTGAACAGCAGCACAGTGGCACCAACTGCAACATCCCGTTTCACCACAAATCTTCCTCCTCAGACAGAGATTTCTCAAATCACTGGCAGTAGTAATACCATTCCAAAGACAGTACCCGTGGGTAGCACAAGCAGCGATACAACTGATACAGAATCCAACAGCCCACCTGCCCTCACAAATAAAGTCTCCTCTACTGCTTCGGTAGCTTCTGACTTGGGTGATAAAAGTACAGCTTTTGTAGGAACCAATCCAATGACTCACCTAAGCACTACAGCAGAGACCCCAGCAGAAATATCTTCCAACAGTCCCGCCACAACTGGATTCTCCACAGAAACAACTCTGCCTTTGTCAACAACAAGCACTAGGGATGGCCCAGCAACTTTGAACCGCTTAGAAACAGAATCCATCATCTCTTATTCCTCCTCACCTGTATCAAAGAGTGCTTCTCAGGCAAGCGAGCAAACTGCTTCTAATGCTGTCAGTGAGCATGGCTCTACTGCCACAAGTAATGCACGCACTGAAGAAACATCCTCTACTCCTTCTGCCACTGTCACGGAATCCAGCCTGGGCATTACATCCACCAAAGGTGCATTGTCACCACTTACCTCTGAATCGAATACACAGGAGGACATAACATCTTCCTCTAACCAAAGAACTCTGAACGATGCAACAGTAACAGACCGGAGCCATTCCTCACTGCATTCACCTGCTGCAGAGACACCCAGCACAGATGCAGAGAATTCAGCTCTTCCAGTGAGCACTGTTATTCTGAACAGCAGCACAGTGGCACCAACTGCAACATCCCGTTTCACCACAAATCTTCCTCCTCAGACAGAGGTTTCTCAAATCACTGGCAGTAGTAATACCGTTCCAAAGACAGTACCCGTGGGTAGCACAAGCAGCGATACAACTGATACAGAATCCAACAGCCCACCTGCCCTCACAAACGAAGTCTCCTCTACTGCTTCTGTAGCTTCTGACTTGGGTGATAAAAGTACAGCTTTTGTAGGAACCAATCGAATGACTCACCTAAGCACTACAGCAGAGACCCCAGCAGAAATATCTTCCACAACTATATTCTCTTCTGCCCTCACTGGTTTAGACACTTCATTTTCATTAACATCTGTAACTTCATCAGCCTCTAGTTCTATTTCAAATCCTGTCGACATTTCTACAGTTACTGACATGATAAATTCCAATGAAACCATTACGATATCCTCCACAACACTTACATCTATCATACCTATCACTGTTCCGAACACTACAATATCTCAGATTTCTTCTGCTTTTTCTACACCCAACATATCTGTTTCCCCACCAACTACAGCCACAATAATTTCTGCTAGTCCTACAAAGACATCATTAACTAGCAAATCCACAGTTATTGTTGCTACAATTGTAACAGCAGGAGATACTTCCTCGAAGAATACAAACCCCACAGTTAGAATTACAGCACCCGAAGCTGGCACTGTTTCAGCTACCACAAAAAGTACATTACCACAAGGAACTTGCA CTTCACTTATTTTTTCCATACAACTTGAGAAAGTAACCAGTGAAGTGATACAGTTGAATTGGACACCTCAAGGTGGGACAAGAGATAGCCCTTACACTGTATATCTGCTGGGGGATAACACAGTGAGGAATAAGAGCACTACGAATGAAACATGGATAGCATTTGGAGATCTGGTTCCTGGTTATGAATATATAATATCTGTGGAAGTTTTAACTTGTGCTAAGAAGATCAATACTTCAAGGAGAGTTCGCACAG AAGCTAAAACATTTGATGGAAAAACCAGGATTACAAATGAAGAATTCAAACCTGAGTATAACAACAAATCAAGTGAAGAATTTAAGGATTTTGAAAAGAAGTTCATTGCGGAGGTATTATATCCAGGATTATTCAAATAA